From the Brachyspira intermedia PWS/A genome, the window AAAAAATATTTTTAATAAAAACATTGGCAACAAATCTTACTTTGCCGCCTATTTTTAATTTATCACTATTAAGAGGTACTTCAAAACTTTCATATAATTTATTATCTGGCGATAATAAATAATTATCAAGTTTTAACGATATTCGCTTTATCATATAAATGTTATTTAGTTTTAACACATACAAGCCAGCACCTTGAAAACCTAAAGTATCGCATAATACAATAGATGAATCTCTGATAATCGGCTCCATATCATCGCCTTTTTGAATAATAGCTATTAATTTACCTTCATATTTTTTTAATTCATTTGGTATTTGAATGGCATCCGCTGAATTCATATCTCCATTTATGACTTTAATTAAATTAAGATTCTTTTGTCCTGTTTCAAGCATAGAACTGCTATCCTCAAGTATGTATTTACTGCTTTTTGCTATCCACTCGCCATTTATATTTTCTAATTCCTTATCAATATCATATTCTGATTTAAATTCATTTACAGTATATTTTTTATTTTCGGAACTATCTATATTATTTTTTATAAACATCTCTCCCTGACCTGTTATAAGCCAATGTAAATTAAAATTGTATACCTCTGCTAATTTTTCTAGTATTTCTGTAGGAGGATATGTCAAATTATTCTCATACCTAGAGTAAGATTTTTGATTAGTTCCCAAAATTTTGGAAATTTCTTCTTGAGATATGTTCAACTTTTTTCTAAATTCTCTTATTCTATCACCTATTTTCAGCATAATATTAGTAAAAACCTTCGTAAAAGTATATTTTATAACTTTTTTTAGTAAAAATATTATAAACATATTGACTTATACTAATATATTTAGTATAATAATAGTATAAGTATTAATTAATACCCGTTATTTATCGAAATATTACTAATAAAGTACAGTGTTTTTAGTAATTTAAGTATAAAACGGGTAAAGATAAGAGGCTATATGAGTAATTATATAAGTAAACAAGTTGGAAAATACATTTCTTACAAATTAAAACTAAAAGGTATAACCCATAATGATATAGCTAAATCAGCCAACTTATCTACTGCAATTATAACACATGTACTAAACGGACGCAAGAGTTCGCAAAAAGCTAAAAAAGCAATAGCAGCTGCATTAGGTTATACAGATTTTAGGATTTTAGAATATGAAGCTGTAAAGGCTGTAAATGATGAATTAAATAAAAAATAGACGACTGTGGCGTCTGCCCACATTGCGTGCCGCCTATGGCGAAGGAGGTGATAAGGTATGAAAAAACTTGAATACGGACTTATAGCAAACAGACATAATATGCCTGTTAATGATTTTATATTTAATAGGATAAAAGACCCTACTAAAATAAGAAATATAGAAGCTGAAGCATACAGAAAAATTAAAACAATAGCAAATGATTGCAAAGAAGAAAAATATATAAAACTGGATTTGTATGTTACAGGTTTATCAGCGGCTTTGATTTCAGTAATAAAGGCTTGTAAAAAAGTACATAGAGAAGATTTTATTAATATCAAACTTGTATTAAAGCATTACAGTTGGAAAAATAAAAATTATCATAACCAAACAATATTTTTTATAAATAAATTAATTAACGGAGGTAAATAATGGATAATAATTTTGATGAAAGCAAATTTATGAAAAATGCACAGGGAGCTTTTATTCCTATAGAGAATGTAAAGCCTGTAGATAAGCTTAGAGATGATTTAGTAAAAAATCTTATGTCTAAAACTAAGAAAGTACAAAAAATAATAGAGGATCATAGAAATATATGCTGGGAGGATATAAAAGCATTTTTAGAAATATCAGCTTCAGAGCATAATGTAAAATACGGAGGAGAAAAAGGAAATATTACACTTTTGAGTTATGACGGAAAATATAAAGTAGTTATAGCTAATCAGGACTATATCAGCTTTAATGAGAAACTTCAGATAGCAAAAGATTTGATTGATGAATGCATAAGGAAATGGGCAAAGGGAGCAGATAAAAATTTATTAGCATTAGTAAACGATGCTTTCAAAGTAGATAAGCAGGGAAAAATAAGCACAGAAAAAATATTAGGTTTGAGAAGACTCGAAATAAATGACTTTACTTGGAATGAAGCTATGAAAGCAATAACAGAATCAATTACAGTAGAGGATAGCAAAAGATATATACGTTTTTATGAAAGAAGAGATAAAGACGGAAAATATGAACATATCTCTTTAAGTCCTCAAAGTTTATAAAAGGAGATAATTATGGAAAGAGAAAAAAGAGAAAAACTTTTATTAAGTATAGCTTTAAAAGAACTTAAAACAAAAAAGAAAAAACTTTGGAAAAAGAAAAAGCTAAAGCTATAAATGCAAGAAATAAGCAAAGAGAAATATTAGATGAAGCAGGTTCAAGAGCAAAAAGAACTACTGCAAATGCTAGGGTAAGCATACTATGGGAAAGCGTACATGAAATAGAGGCTGATATTCAGCTGTTGGAAAATATGATTAAAGAAATTTAAAAAGTAAAGAAGGAAATAACAGAAATGACAGAATATAATTCACAGGAACGTATTTGTGCAATAATAGAATTACTTGCAAAATCATTTCCTAGAGCATTAAAAACAAAAGAGCTTGCTAATATTTTGAAAACTAAAGAAGCTAATATATCAAGAGATATAAAAGTTTTTGAGAAGTTTGATTTTATAAGCAAGAATGAAAATGGAATAAGACTTTCAAGGAAGTTTGCTTCTATTTCAGAAGAGATGAAGCGTGGTTATGATACTGCGATTGCTAAACTTCAGGAAGAGAAAAAAGAATATTTCAATTAGCATAAAAAAGCTAAAAAATAAAACAAAGTATTATGTTGTATAAAGATAAAAACGGCAGCTATACAAGCGATTATCTGCTTGACGGAGAATTTACCAGAGAAATGGATAATAACTTTAAAAAAAGCAAAAAGCCGAGTGCCGATAGTTGTGAAACTATCGGGGATCAATACG encodes:
- a CDS encoding XRE family transcriptional regulator, which encodes MLKIGDRIREFRKKLNISQEEISKILGTNQKSYSRYENNLTYPPTEILEKLAEVYNFNLHWLITGQGEMFIKNNIDSSENKKYTVNEFKSEYDIDKELENINGEWIAKSSKYILEDSSSMLETGQKNLNLIKVINGDMNSADAIQIPNELKKYEGKLIAIIQKGDDMEPIIRDSSIVLCDTLGFQGAGLYVLKLNNIYMIKRISLKLDNYLLSPDNKLYESFEVPLNSDKLKIGGKVRFVANVFIKNIF
- a CDS encoding helix-turn-helix domain-containing protein, which produces MTEYNSQERICAIIELLAKSFPRALKTKELANILKTKEANISRDIKVFEKFDFISKNENGIRLSRKFASISEEMKRGYDTAIAKLQEEKKEYFN
- a CDS encoding DUF3164 family protein; the encoded protein is MDNNFDESKFMKNAQGAFIPIENVKPVDKLRDDLVKNLMSKTKKVQKIIEDHRNICWEDIKAFLEISASEHNVKYGGEKGNITLLSYDGKYKVVIANQDYISFNEKLQIAKDLIDECIRKWAKGADKNLLALVNDAFKVDKQGKISTEKILGLRRLEINDFTWNEAMKAITESITVEDSKRYIRFYERRDKDGKYEHISLSPQSL